A window of Cryptomeria japonica chromosome 3, Sugi_1.0, whole genome shotgun sequence contains these coding sequences:
- the LOC131069581 gene encoding probable leucine-rich repeat receptor-like protein kinase At1g35710 has product MAPLLFFPLMMFSISIFSISALPHSLNNQHKQQQLLLRFKDEISHNSTNFLPDWTHHIPLCNWSGLTCDPSSHSILTLNLSYMNLDGTISPVLGNLSSLRSIDLSFNALTGHIPPQLSQLSSLRCLDLSNNALTGHIPPQLGQLSRMQKLHLYQNQLKGTIPPSLSDCRSLYLLSLTYNQLQGSIPPELGRLTSLKYLYLGANNLTATIPHSLGNLSALVYLELAENDLTGNIPPELSMLNHLQFLSLFTNNLIGTIPPELGKLTRLQVLYLYTNNLSGTIPSSFGNLSKLTDLVVSENVLSGEIPPQLSQLSSLQYLDLSNNALTGHIPPQISQLLRMQKLWLQNNRLQGTIPPSLYSCRILDGLGLSYNQLHGSIPPQLGDLTSLMYLSLGGNNLTGRIPRSLGNLSALVELTLEKNDLTGAIPPELGMLTQLQVLSLWGNNLSCNIPRSLGNLSKLSDLELSGNLLTGSIPTELGMLTHLQTLYLFNNSLSGIIPSSLGNLSKVTELFLFGNYLQGPIPHELGMLADLKYLHLFTNNLSGTIPSSSGNLSKLVNLELSENQLSGKIPDSLSSLQQLENLYLEQNKLTGEIPVSLEGCQRLEVLQLSQNQLSGKIPEIFGSLQHLRYIYLAHNKLTGEIPVSLEGCQKLTKLYLSYNYLWGRIAR; this is encoded by the coding sequence ATggctcctcttcttttcttcccttTGATGATGTTCTCCATTTCCATCTTTTCAATCTCCGCTCTACCTCACTCTCTCAATAATCAGCACAAACAACAGCAATTGCTCTTGCGATTCAAAGATGAAATTTCCCATAATAGCACCAATTTTCTGCCCGACTGGACACACCATATACCCCTCTGCAATTGGTCTGGTCTTACCTGCGATCCCTCCTCTCACTCTATCCTCACCCTAAATTTGTCCTATATGAATTTAGACGGCACCATCTCTCCTGTCCTAGGGAACCTCTCCTCCCTTCGATCCATCGATCTCTCCTTCAATGCCCTCACTGGCCACATTCCACCTCAACTCAGCCAACTATCCTCTCTCCGATGCCTAGATCTCTCCAACAATGCCCTCACTGGTCACATTCCACCTCAGCTCGGCCAACTTTCCCGTATGCAGAAACTCCATCTGTACCAAAATCAATTAAAAGGAACAATTCCACCATCTCTCTCTGATTGCCGCAGTTTGTATTTACTGTCACTCACTTATAACCAACTGCAAGGCAGCATTCCGCCTGAGCTGGGTCGCCTCACAAGTCTGAAGTATCTTTACTTAGGAGCAAACAATCTCACAGCTACCATTCCCCATTCATTAGGAAATCTGTCCGCCTTAGTTTATTTGGAATTGGCAGAAAATGATCTGACAGGTAACATTCCCCCTGAATTGAGCATGCTCAATCACCTGCAATTTCTTTCCCTTTTCACAAATAATCTCATAGGTACCATTCCCCCTGAATTGGGGAAGCTCACTCGCCTGCAGGTTCTTTACCTTTATACAAATAATTTATCAGGCACCATTCCCAGTTCTTTcggaaatctctcaaaattgacTGACTTAGTTGTTTCAGAAAATGTTCTCAGTGGTGAAATTCCACCTCAACTCAGCCAACTATCCTCTCTTCAATACCTCGATCTCTCCAACAACGCCCTGACTGGTCACATTCCACCTCAAATCAGCCAACTTCTCCGTATGCAGAAACTGTGGCTGCAGAACAATCGATTACAAGGAACAATTCCCCCTTCTCTCTACTCTTGCCGCATTTTGGATGGACTGGGTCTCTCTTATAACCAACTGCATGGCAGCATTCCGCCACAGCTGGGTGATCTCACAAGTTTGATGTATCTATCCTTAGGAGGAAACAATCTCACGGGTAGAATTCCCCGTTCCTTAGGAAATCTGTCCGCCTTGGTTGAATTGACATTGGAGAAAAATGATCTGACAGGTGCCATTCCTCCTGAATTGGGTATGCTCACTCAACTGCAGGTTCTTTCCCTGTGGGGAAATAACTTATCGTGCAACATTCCCAGATCTTtaggaaatctctcaaaattgagCGATTTGGAGTTGTCAGGAAACCTTCTGACAGGTTCCATTCCCACTGAACTTGGCATGCTCACTCACCTGCAAACTCTTTACCTCTTTAACAATAGTTTATCAGGCATCATTCCCAGCTCTTTGGGAAATCTCTCAAAAGTGACTGAATTATTTCTGTTCGGAAACTATCTCCAAGGTCCCATTCCTCACGAATTGGGCATGCTCGCTGATCTTAAATATCTTCACCTTTTTACAAATAACTTATCAGGCACCATTCCCAGCTCTTCGGGAAATCTTTCAAAATTGGTTAATTTAGAATTGTCAGAAAACCAGCTCAGTGGAAAAATACCAGATTCTCTTAGCAGCCTCCAGCAGCTAGAAAATCTTTATCTTGAGCAGAACAAGTTAACAGGGGAGATACCTGTCAGTTTAGAGGGATGTCAGAGGTTGGAGGTCCTTCAGTTGTCACAAAACCAGCTAAGTGGAAAAATACCAGAAATCTTTGGCAGCCTCCAGCATCTGAGATATATTTATCTAGCGCACAACAAATTAACAGGGGAAATCCCTGTGAGTTTAGAGGGATGTCAGAAGTTGACGAAGCTCTACCTGTCTTACAATTACCTGTGGGGAAGGATAGCTCGTTAG